In one window of Borrelia anserina Es DNA:
- a CDS encoding P83/100 family protein: protein MKKIWVVCVFLFVFLNVFTFHAREVDKNKLKNFVNMDLEFIDYQGPYDSTDTYQQIIGIGEFLAKNLINNKSNYYNKYYINRYIDSQDAKSSSDVFIISGRSSLDSILNLRRILTGYLMEGFSYSKESAELLAKAITIYNATYRGDLDYYSDSYIQPALEGLSKHNVGLSRVYSHWAGKTHIFIPLKRNILSGDIESDVDLEKIVTDKVVLSLLSENERVGTDFARDLTDIQDEIRDVDQEKIDIESVTLKNIDDELTETIDNLREELEKATDESEKEGIKKQIDDKIVERDALEDKAKGIKEAQKKLDGSQKKLDKQRDAVRNKIQESIDQENKNKNLPQPGKVSSPKVDKKLQLTETIDNLREELEKTTDESEKEGIKKQIDDKIVERDALEDKAKGIKEAQKKLDGLQEKLDKQRDTARDEVQKSGTEGIKNKNLPKPGKVSLSKRDEKLNSAAEALKRQLKKTTDPKITPNVINNQSSKRFTDKPLASKEQLNHSKDLGKSLENKTYRPVFLEVLNLNTNLGVLRFIDSDEGQLEGTSQYGIRRYGVYEREDDFVAIKLCSGIAKLQLLSKSENLKVESEADFELSRDSSLFVDSEMILVVVKDNNVWKLAKFSSKDLSKFILSEDEVLPFTSFTVNAGHVYLQDISKKIITLDLNTLKKVS from the coding sequence ATGAAAAAAATATGGGTAGTTTGTGTTTTTTTATTCGTCTTTTTAAATGTTTTTACTTTTCATGCTAGAGAAGTTGATAAAAATAAGTTGAAAAATTTTGTTAATATGGATCTTGAGTTTATAGATTATCAGGGGCCTTATGATTCTACAGATACGTACCAGCAGATAATAGGTATTGGCGAATTTTTAGCTAAAAACTTAATTAATAATAAGTCTAATTATTATAACAAATATTATATTAATAGATACATCGATAGTCAGGATGCAAAGAGTAGTTCAGATGTTTTTATTATTAGTGGAAGATCTTCTCTTGATAGTATTTTAAATCTTAGAAGAATACTTACAGGCTATTTAATGGAAGGTTTTAGTTATAGTAAAGAAAGTGCAGAATTACTTGCTAAAGCTATTACAATATATAATGCTACTTATCGAGGTGATTTGGATTATTATAGTGATTCTTATATTCAACCTGCTCTTGAAGGTTTAAGTAAACATAATGTGGGACTTTCAAGGGTTTATAGCCACTGGGCTGGGAAGACTCATATTTTTATTCCTCTTAAGAGGAATATTTTATCAGGAGATATTGAATCAGATGTTGATCTTGAAAAAATAGTTACAGATAAAGTAGTGTTATCTCTTTTGAGTGAAAATGAAAGAGTTGGTACGGACTTTGCAAGGGATCTGACTGATATTCAGGATGAAATTCGTGATGTTGATCAAGAAAAAATTGATATTGAGTCTGTTACTTTAAAAAACATTGATGATGAACTGACCGAGACTATTGATAACTTAAGGGAAGAACTTGAAAAAGCTACTGATGAGTCTGAGAAGGAAGGTATTAAGAAGCAAATTGATGATAAAATAGTTGAGAGGGATGCTTTAGAAGATAAGGCAAAGGGTATTAAGGAAGCACAGAAGAAATTAGATGGTTCACAGAAGAAATTAGATAAGCAAAGAGATGCAGTTAGAAATAAGATACAGGAGAGTATTGATCAGGAAAACAAGAATAAGAATTTGCCGCAACCTGGTAAGGTAAGTTCACCAAAAGTAGATAAGAAATTGCAATTAACCGAGACTATTGATAACTTAAGGGAAGAACTTGAGAAAACTACTGATGAGTCTGAGAAGGAAGGTATTAAGAAGCAAATTGATGATAAAATAGTTGAGAGGGATGCTTTAGAAGATAAGGCAAAGGGTATTAAGGAAGCACAGAAGAAATTAGATGGTTTACAGGAGAAATTAGATAAGCAAAGGGATACAGCTAGAGATGAGGTTCAAAAAAGTGGTACTGAAGGTATCAAAAATAAGAATTTGCCGAAGCCTGGGAAAGTAAGTCTATCAAAAAGAGATGAAAAATTAAATTCGGCGGCGGAAGCGTTGAAAAGACAGCTTAAGAAAACTACTGATCCTAAGATTACTCCTAATGTTATAAATAATCAATCTTCTAAGCGCTTTACTGATAAACCTTTAGCTTCTAAGGAGCAATTGAATCATTCTAAAGATTTGGGTAAATCTCTTGAGAATAAAACTTATAGACCTGTGTTTTTAGAGGTTTTAAATCTCAATACAAATTTGGGAGTTCTTAGATTTATTGACTCTGATGAAGGCCAATTAGAGGGAACTTCTCAATATGGTATTAGAAGGTATGGAGTTTATGAGAGGGAAGATGATTTTGTAGCTATAAAACTTTGTTCAGGTATTGCAAAGCTTCAATTGCTTAGTAAGTCAGAAAATTTAAAAGTTGAATCTGAAGCAGATTTTGAATTAAGTAGAGATTCTTCTCTTTTTGTTGATTCAGAAATGATTTTGGTAGTTGTTAAGGATAATAATGTTTGGAAATTGGCAAAGTTTTCTTCAAAGGATTTAAGTAAATTTATTCTATCAGAAGATGAAGTTTTGCCATTTACAAGTTTTACTGTTAATGCAGGTCATGTTTATTTGCAAGATATATCTAAAAAGATTATTACTTTGGATCTAAATACTTTAAAGAAAGTGTCTTAA
- the mnmD gene encoding tRNA (5-methylaminomethyl-2-thiouridine)(34)-methyltransferase MnmD: MNKLRFKGKTIYSSRFKDIYYDPQYGIEESTYVFIKGCDLDKELATLKSATIAELGFGTGLNFIALSKYLKENNLKTKINYYSIEKFPLKKEKIKKISQFFSKDTHYFKALLKKYPNKPTKNIKYKITENINLKILVGDVREKLKELPKHIDYWFLDGFSPSKNPKMWNKEIFAIISKKSKIGTKLSTFSAARIVKDGLKLGNFNYSRIKGFNNKRHMIKAHKEK; encoded by the coding sequence ATGAATAAATTAAGATTTAAAGGTAAAACCATATACTCAAGTAGATTTAAAGATATCTATTATGATCCACAATACGGAATTGAAGAGAGTACTTATGTATTCATTAAAGGTTGTGACCTAGATAAGGAACTTGCGACTCTAAAAAGCGCAACAATTGCAGAACTAGGATTTGGCACTGGACTTAATTTCATAGCACTCTCAAAATATCTAAAAGAAAATAACCTCAAAACAAAAATTAACTACTACTCAATTGAAAAGTTTCCTCTAAAAAAAGAAAAAATCAAAAAAATATCACAATTTTTTAGTAAAGACACACACTATTTTAAGGCATTGCTCAAAAAATACCCCAACAAACCAACAAAAAACATAAAGTACAAAATAACAGAAAATATTAATTTAAAAATCCTAGTTGGAGACGTTAGGGAAAAACTTAAAGAGTTACCAAAACACATAGATTACTGGTTTTTAGACGGATTTAGTCCAAGCAAAAATCCAAAAATGTGGAATAAGGAAATATTTGCTATAATTTCAAAAAAGAGCAAAATCGGAACAAAACTTTCAACATTCTCTGCAGCAAGAATTGTCAAAGATGGATTAAAACTCGGCAATTTTAACTACTCCAGAATAAAAGGATTCAACAATAAAAGACATATGATCAAAGCACACAAGGAGAAATAA
- a CDS encoding endonuclease III domain-containing protein, which produces MFYNYFMLNIDLIVDETLSRYPDVKPFLNFRNNYELLIMVILSARTTDNMVNRITPELFKRYRDFESLANADLIDVEKLIYKLGFYSNKAKNIINCARMILENFKGIIPNNIFDLVSLPGVGRKTANVILGVVYDKPAIIVDTHFSRVIIRHGLTCERTPLKIELDLKSKISACKQYRFSMAINKHGREICTSRSETCKNCFLEKFAPRLT; this is translated from the coding sequence ATGTTTTATAATTATTTTATGCTTAACATAGATTTAATTGTAGATGAAACTTTATCTAGATATCCAGATGTTAAACCTTTTTTGAATTTTAGGAATAATTATGAGCTTTTGATAATGGTAATTTTGAGTGCAAGGACAACTGATAATATGGTCAATAGAATTACACCTGAACTTTTTAAGAGATACAGAGATTTTGAAAGTTTGGCTAATGCTGATTTGATAGATGTCGAGAAGTTAATTTATAAACTGGGATTTTATTCAAATAAAGCTAAAAATATTATAAATTGTGCACGAATGATTTTAGAAAATTTTAAAGGTATTATTCCAAATAATATTTTTGATCTTGTATCTTTGCCAGGAGTGGGTAGAAAAACCGCTAATGTTATTCTTGGTGTTGTTTATGATAAGCCAGCTATAATTGTAGATACTCATTTTAGTAGAGTTATTATTAGGCATGGTCTCACTTGTGAGAGGACCCCTTTAAAAATTGAGCTAGATTTAAAGAGTAAAATATCTGCTTGTAAGCAGTATAGATTTTCTATGGCTATTAATAAACATGGGAGGGAGATTTGCACGTCACGTAGTGAAACTTGTAAGAATTGTTTTTTAGAGAAGTTTGCACCAAGACTTACTTAA
- the groES gene encoding co-chaperone GroES, which yields MKNIKPLADRVLIRIKEAESKTTSGLYIPENAKEKTNIGTVVAVGSNKEDITVKIGDKVLYEKYAGAAVKIDDKEHLILKAKEIIAIIEE from the coding sequence ATGAAAAATATTAAACCTTTAGCCGATAGAGTTTTAATAAGAATAAAAGAAGCCGAAAGTAAAACAACTTCAGGGTTATATATACCAGAGAATGCAAAAGAAAAAACAAACATTGGAACAGTCGTAGCTGTTGGCTCTAACAAAGAAGATATTACTGTTAAAATTGGAGACAAAGTACTCTATGAAAAATATGCTGGAGCTGCTGTAAAGATTGACGATAAGGAACACTTAATTTTAAAAGCCAAAGAAATAATAGCTATTATAGAAGAATAA
- a CDS encoding ABC transporter permease subunit, with product MYKLKKLSPIYLILLGIFFLFLIITPKLINESSKLAIYKKDPNKTYIQTINKLPQTPTKIHPLGTDKIGRDILARLILATRNSILIAFSYATISAIIGIFIGIIIGSLKLKICLIISKLIESLQTIPFTYILMLIYYYFSKQKSYNILTVASTLALIHGWITFSFITRNTTLLIKNLDYIKASKIIGASQFRIIIYHIFPEVFSSISSIIPLQISKSLTTFEIINFLQQDDKSSYPSLGELLGYMEMGKEYFWIWINPLIILLSINIILTSISLKFKKHMKPLISS from the coding sequence ATGTATAAACTTAAAAAATTAAGTCCTATATATCTTATATTATTAGGAATTTTCTTTCTATTTTTAATAATAACTCCTAAATTAATTAATGAAAGTTCAAAATTAGCAATATACAAAAAAGATCCAAATAAAACATATATTCAGACAATCAATAAATTACCTCAAACACCAACAAAAATACATCCCCTAGGAACAGACAAAATAGGCAGAGATATATTAGCAAGACTAATACTTGCTACTAGAAATTCTATTTTAATTGCATTTAGTTATGCAACGATTTCCGCAATAATTGGAATATTTATAGGAATAATAATAGGAAGCTTAAAACTTAAAATTTGTTTGATAATCTCAAAACTAATAGAATCACTGCAAACAATACCATTTACCTATATATTAATGCTAATTTATTACTACTTTTCAAAACAAAAAAGCTATAATATATTGACAGTTGCATCCACCTTAGCCTTAATACACGGATGGATTACATTTTCGTTCATAACAAGAAATACTACACTACTAATCAAAAACCTTGATTATATAAAAGCAAGCAAGATTATTGGTGCAAGTCAATTTAGGATAATAATATATCATATCTTTCCAGAAGTCTTTTCATCAATCTCATCAATAATTCCCCTACAGATCTCTAAAAGTCTAACGACTTTTGAAATAATAAATTTCTTACAACAAGACGACAAAAGCTCTTATCCAAGTCTTGGAGAACTTTTAGGGTACATGGAAATGGGAAAAGAATACTTTTGGATATGGATAAATCCCCTAATCATACTACTCAGTATCAACATAATACTAACATCAATAAGTTTAAAATTTAAAAAACACATGAAACCTTTAATTTCATCATAA
- a CDS encoding septum formation initiator family protein, which translates to MFLIKKIMLSIYTGIIIYFIITPIFGETGIINYKKLNSNLTLMKNHIKKLKAIQKTLKTKYINLQISKSEILREASKLGYYPKNSTVIKNFDEEENYHQGNVLSIKNISGNQNVDKNFYLISILISLIFYFLLSYFDKIRNIHQRSQGYR; encoded by the coding sequence ATGTTTTTAATAAAAAAGATTATGTTATCTATCTATACAGGAATAATAATTTATTTCATAATCACTCCTATCTTCGGAGAAACAGGAATTATTAACTACAAAAAATTAAATAGTAATCTAACCTTAATGAAAAATCACATTAAAAAATTAAAAGCAATACAAAAAACCTTAAAAACAAAGTATATCAACTTACAAATATCCAAATCAGAAATTTTAAGAGAAGCAAGTAAATTAGGATATTACCCTAAAAATTCTACAGTCATAAAAAATTTTGATGAAGAAGAAAATTACCATCAGGGTAATGTTTTAAGCATCAAAAACATATCAGGAAATCAAAACGTAGATAAAAATTTTTATTTAATATCAATACTAATTTCGCTAATCTTTTATTTTTTACTAAGTTATTTTGATAAAATAAGAAATATTCATCAAAGGAGTCAGGGTTACAGATAA
- a CDS encoding ABC-F family ATP-binding cassette domain-containing protein — protein MIAVSNLEVAFGERILFKDVNIKFSSGNCYGIIGANGAGKSTFLKVLGGTIEPSKGEVSIAKNQRMAVLEQNQFAYDDFKVIDTVIMGHKKLYAVQKEKDEIYAKSDFSDEDGIRAGELEAEFAELGGYEAESNAAVLLKGLGIGESVHSSLMRDLEAALKVRVLLSQALFGDPDILLLDEPTNNLDIQSIKWLEEFLINFENTVIVVSHDRHFLNQVCTHIVDIDYGKIQVYLGNYDFWYETSQILNKQLKDAKKRSEEKIAELKTFIQRFSSNASKSRQATSRKKLIDKIKVEDLKPSSRKFPYISFKSDRDLGKNVLTIKNLTKEFEGQYILNKFSIVIEPGQKVVFLGSPISASYLFDVITNEDRDYKGHYEWGATVNFAYFKRDNERYFGVDLSLVDWLRQYSKEQDETYIRGFLGRMLFSQDEALKKVAVLSGGEKVRCMLSKIMLSGANVLLFDQPTNHLDLEAITSLNTGLRDFKGVVLFTSHDHQFIDTIANRIIEFTPNGVIDRFMTFSEYIDDFRIKELRDNLYEGHASLKL, from the coding sequence TTGATAGCGGTAAGTAATTTAGAAGTTGCATTTGGTGAAAGGATTTTGTTTAAGGATGTTAATATTAAGTTTTCTTCTGGAAACTGTTATGGGATAATTGGGGCTAATGGTGCAGGAAAGAGTACGTTTTTGAAAGTTCTAGGAGGAACGATTGAACCTAGTAAGGGTGAAGTGTCAATTGCTAAGAATCAAAGAATGGCTGTACTTGAGCAGAATCAATTTGCTTATGATGATTTTAAGGTTATTGATACTGTGATCATGGGTCACAAGAAGCTTTATGCTGTGCAAAAGGAAAAAGATGAAATCTATGCAAAGTCTGATTTTAGTGATGAGGATGGAATTAGGGCTGGAGAGCTTGAGGCTGAATTTGCTGAACTTGGAGGTTATGAGGCTGAATCTAATGCTGCAGTACTTCTTAAAGGGTTGGGTATAGGTGAATCAGTTCATTCTAGTTTAATGAGAGATCTTGAGGCAGCTTTAAAAGTAAGGGTACTCTTATCGCAGGCTCTTTTTGGAGATCCTGATATATTACTTCTTGACGAACCTACTAATAATCTTGATATTCAGTCCATTAAGTGGCTGGAAGAATTTTTGATTAATTTTGAAAATACAGTTATTGTTGTTTCACATGATAGACACTTTTTAAATCAAGTTTGTACTCATATTGTTGATATTGATTATGGGAAAATACAAGTTTATCTTGGTAACTATGATTTTTGGTATGAAACTAGTCAAATTCTTAATAAGCAACTAAAAGATGCTAAGAAAAGGTCTGAAGAAAAAATCGCGGAACTTAAGACTTTTATTCAGAGGTTTTCAAGTAATGCATCGAAATCTAGGCAAGCAACTTCACGAAAGAAATTAATTGATAAAATTAAAGTTGAAGATTTAAAACCGTCTTCAAGAAAGTTTCCTTATATTAGCTTTAAGAGTGATAGGGACCTTGGAAAAAATGTTCTTACAATTAAGAATCTGACTAAAGAATTTGAAGGGCAATATATTTTAAATAAATTTAGTATTGTTATAGAGCCTGGACAAAAGGTCGTATTTTTAGGCAGCCCTATATCAGCAAGTTATCTTTTTGATGTGATTACCAATGAAGATAGAGATTATAAGGGTCATTATGAATGGGGTGCTACTGTTAATTTTGCGTATTTTAAAAGAGATAATGAACGGTATTTTGGTGTAGATTTAAGCTTAGTAGATTGGCTGAGACAATATTCAAAGGAGCAGGATGAAACTTATATTAGAGGGTTTTTGGGACGAATGCTTTTTAGTCAAGATGAGGCCTTAAAAAAAGTTGCTGTCCTATCAGGGGGTGAAAAAGTAAGGTGTATGCTTTCAAAGATAATGCTTAGTGGAGCTAATGTATTATTATTCGACCAACCAACTAATCATTTAGATCTTGAGGCAATTACATCTTTAAATACCGGTCTTCGAGATTTTAAAGGGGTTGTATTATTCACTTCTCATGACCATCAGTTTATTGATACCATTGCTAATAGAATTATTGAATTTACACCTAATGGAGTAATTGATCGTTTTATGACTTTTTCAGAATATATTGATGATTTTAGAATTAAGGAATTAAGAGATAATCTTTATGAAGGACATGCCAGCTTGAAACTTTGA
- a CDS encoding ABC transporter permease: protein MMLNAIISTFFCISLLNMFSNSNAHIPFIQKNIFRDYLEYIGILKSIESYKLVYDFDPNIPLNKDHFAKHISGSLYIVYKTKYKGLIWGTPHDSPLTKGKSTMSVIFSKMKNTLTISIPGIILSYTMAIFCIIIWTLFIKNKILNNTLEYIMLFLYSLPRNLIVILTIALLHYLKINPKNLIIGGFAWFFSPFIFNAVIFKQSLDENLSEFYITAAKSRGIKNFKIITLHVLIPSIVPLITNLRTTLATAFFSSAFIEKMFGIDGIGALTINAIKNNDYFVYKDLLFIGVFIMLIPNLITDILTYKINPYKDVLE from the coding sequence ATGATGCTCAATGCTATTATATCAACATTTTTTTGCATATCATTGCTAAATATGTTTTCGAATAGCAATGCACATATACCATTTATACAAAAGAATATATTTAGGGATTACTTAGAATATATTGGAATACTCAAGAGCATTGAAAGCTACAAGCTAGTATACGACTTTGATCCAAATATACCCCTCAACAAAGATCATTTTGCCAAACATATTTCAGGTAGCCTATACATAGTTTACAAAACAAAGTATAAAGGATTAATATGGGGAACACCTCACGATTCCCCACTCACAAAAGGCAAATCAACAATGAGCGTAATTTTTAGCAAAATGAAAAACACATTAACAATATCAATCCCAGGCATTATACTCTCCTATACAATGGCCATTTTCTGTATTATCATTTGGACCTTATTTATCAAAAATAAAATCTTAAATAATACTCTAGAATATATAATGTTATTCTTATACTCACTACCAAGAAATCTAATTGTAATACTAACAATTGCACTTCTCCACTATCTAAAAATAAACCCAAAAAATCTAATAATAGGTGGATTTGCATGGTTTTTTTCACCATTCATATTTAATGCTGTTATTTTTAAACAATCCCTAGACGAAAATTTATCTGAATTTTACATAACAGCTGCAAAATCAAGGGGAATAAAAAATTTCAAAATAATAACACTTCATGTACTAATTCCTTCTATAGTACCACTAATCACCAATCTTAGAACCACCCTTGCAACAGCCTTCTTTAGTTCGGCTTTTATCGAGAAAATGTTTGGAATTGATGGAATTGGCGCTCTAACAATTAATGCAATTAAAAATAATGATTATTTTGTTTACAAAGACTTACTCTTCATTGGTGTCTTTATTATGCTCATACCAAATTTAATAACAGATATCCTAACATATAAGATTAACCCTTATAAGGACGTGCTAGAATAA